From one Culex quinquefasciatus strain JHB chromosome 3, VPISU_Cqui_1.0_pri_paternal, whole genome shotgun sequence genomic stretch:
- the LOC6039509 gene encoding uncharacterized protein LOC6039509 isoform X2 gives MEPLTSIPLPTYCEHYEPLLVEEIALARHPCTVHYGKCALIGYLRPNVLESLAIPSLPEDLQLPDGATQVALSCGNYYGSIPCNCTVRIFGSVQLKGPPESPLTSSRDLVAYVKEMRADLVEKGKNEVEIERSLQTIVEAIAREYSPFVDVQGCEKIERAKELIGCNLRLKRINKKLGPRLDAMAREMFDG, from the exons ATGGAACCTCTAACCAGCATTCCTCTTCCAACGTACTGCGAACACTACGAGCCCCTTTTGGTAGAAGAGATCGCCCTGGCCCGCCATCCCTGCACCGTGCATTACGGCAAATGCGCTCTCATTGGGTATCTTCGCCCAAATGTTCTAGAGTCGCTGGCGATTCCCAGTTTGCCAGa ggATCTTCAACTTCCGGACGGAGCCACCCAGGTCGCGCTGAGCTGCGGCAACTATTACGGATCCATTCCTTGCAACTGCACGGTGCGCATCTTCGGGAGTGTTCAGCTTAAGGGACCGCCGGAATCGCCGCTGACTAGTTCTAGAGATCTGGTTGCTTATGTGAAGGAAATGAGAGCTGATTTGGTTGAAAAGGGGAAAAATGAGGTGGAAATTGAGCGATCTTTGCAAACGATTGTTGAGGCGATAGCAAGGGAATATAGTCCGTTTGTGGACGTTCAGGGATGTGAGAAGATTGAGCGCGCGAAGGAGTTGATTGGTTGCAATTTGAGGCTGAAAAGGATCAATAAAAAGTTGGGACCACGGTTGGACGCGATGGCTAGGGAAATGTTCGATGGTTGA
- the LOC6039510 gene encoding uncharacterized protein LOC6039510, which produces MNSLQYKCSCDSQRRRIVLNRFHDPAEAAQLDKALDTLVDSAWDDEDEDADELLCTLIKTLKSSSSNIPEDQLINLLERPPDDPVEKTNLILSNDRTCDDEEDSCHCREISHNLSLVLNMGFSELNSSSEPNERVLTDLLDQLVPFSECFAGSLEGFLRQTWHYAVRSSKSNLISRLVAIFPKEIDSLVEKILKTNFVDSASIQDNDDFVRLGNIICNEEVFRHVSLHLAENYSNYPNSQSLISAIVRYVKSNLAKSKFLKLYSTELSSIVAILNEAINPDDPLVLALLEQVKQDNYLNFLILVTHFTLFLHLK; this is translated from the exons aTGAACTCGCTCCAGTACAAGTGCTCCTGCGATTCCCAGCGACGACGGATTGTGCTGAACCGGTTCCACGACCCCGCAGAGGCAGCCCAGCTGGACAAGGCCCTCGACACGCTGGTAGATTCCGCCTGGGACGACGAGGACGAAGATGCTGACGAGTTGCtt TGCACCCTTATAAAAACTCTCAAAAGCAGCAGTTCAAACATCCCGGAAGATCAGCTGATAAATCTGTTGGAACGCCCTCCGGATGATCCCGTTGAAAAGACGAACCTCATCCTGTCAAACGACAGGACCTGCGACGACGAGGAAGATTCCTGCCACTGTCGAGAGATTTCTCACAATCTCTCCTTAGTGCTGAACATGGGCTTTAGCGAGCTAAACTCCAGCTCAGAACCAAACGAGCGAGTTTTAACGGATTTGCTCGATCAGTTGGTTCCATTCTCGGAATGCTTTGCGGGAAGTTTGGAGGGATTTCTGAGACAAACTTGGCATTACGCTGTTCGAAGTAGTAAAAGCAATCTTATCAGCAGGTTGGTTGCAATTTTTCCTAAAGAAATTGATAGCttagttgagaaaattctcaaaactaACTTTGTAGATTCCGCAAGCATTCAGGACAACGACGATTTCGTTAGGTTAGGAAATATCATTTGCAACGAGGAGGTTTTCAGGCATGTTAGTTTACATTTAGCTGAAAACTATTCAAATTATCCAAACTCACAGAGTTTAATTAGTGCCATTGTTAGGTATGTTAAGTCCAACTTAGCAAAAAGTAAGTTCTTGAAACTTTACTCCACAGAGCTAAGTTCAATTGTTGCCATTCTTAACGAGGCGATCAATCCAGATGATCCTCTAGTGTTAGCATTGTTGGAGCAAGTAAAACAAGACAACTATTTAAACTTTCTTATTTTAGTTACACATTTCACTCTATTTTTACACTTAAAATAA
- the LOC6039509 gene encoding uncharacterized protein LOC6039509 isoform X1: protein MGRRTVMEPLTSIPLPTYCEHYEPLLVEEIALARHPCTVHYGKCALIGYLRPNVLESLAIPSLPEDLQLPDGATQVALSCGNYYGSIPCNCTVRIFGSVQLKGPPESPLTSSRDLVAYVKEMRADLVEKGKNEVEIERSLQTIVEAIAREYSPFVDVQGCEKIERAKELIGCNLRLKRINKKLGPRLDAMAREMFDG, encoded by the exons atggggcg TCGAACCGTCATGGAACCTCTAACCAGCATTCCTCTTCCAACGTACTGCGAACACTACGAGCCCCTTTTGGTAGAAGAGATCGCCCTGGCCCGCCATCCCTGCACCGTGCATTACGGCAAATGCGCTCTCATTGGGTATCTTCGCCCAAATGTTCTAGAGTCGCTGGCGATTCCCAGTTTGCCAGa ggATCTTCAACTTCCGGACGGAGCCACCCAGGTCGCGCTGAGCTGCGGCAACTATTACGGATCCATTCCTTGCAACTGCACGGTGCGCATCTTCGGGAGTGTTCAGCTTAAGGGACCGCCGGAATCGCCGCTGACTAGTTCTAGAGATCTGGTTGCTTATGTGAAGGAAATGAGAGCTGATTTGGTTGAAAAGGGGAAAAATGAGGTGGAAATTGAGCGATCTTTGCAAACGATTGTTGAGGCGATAGCAAGGGAATATAGTCCGTTTGTGGACGTTCAGGGATGTGAGAAGATTGAGCGCGCGAAGGAGTTGATTGGTTGCAATTTGAGGCTGAAAAGGATCAATAAAAAGTTGGGACCACGGTTGGACGCGATGGCTAGGGAAATGTTCGATGGTTGA
- the LOC119768621 gene encoding uncharacterized protein LOC119768621 codes for MIAGEMGAKMSRRKGRKAAAAAEEASTVEELATPRTDEADVDRVAGGGRVDGGDDSAGGIPEPDPPVLGQNLTDSCFDHSDEPADPVPEAPVLFLVRSVFQLLMMMTIDNDDDDD; via the exons ATG ATAGCCGGAGAAATGGGTGCGAAAATGTCTCGCCGTAAAGGGCGAAAGGCCGCTGCGGCCGCCGAAGAGGCCAGTACGGTCGAGGAGTTGGCCACTCCGCGTACGGACGAAGCTGACGTTGACCGGGTTGCGGGTGGCGGACGGGTTGACGGGGGTGATGACTCGGCGGGGGGAATTCCAGAACCGGATCCGCCGGTTCTGGGGCAAAATTTAACAGACTCTTGTTTTGACCATTCCGATGAACCGGCGGATCCGGTTCCGGAAGCCCCGGTG CTGTTTCTTGTTAGGAGCGTTTTTCAGTtactgatgatgatgacgattgataacgatgacgatgatgattaa
- the LOC6039506 gene encoding DNA-directed RNA polymerase II subunit Rpb4, whose protein sequence is MAGYNPVDLVEEDAADLQFPKEFENAETLLISEVHMLLEHRKNQNESSEEEQEFSDVFLKTYNYTGLFRKFKNKETIASVRNLLMSKKLHKFELAALGNLCPEAPEEAKALIPSLEGRFEDEELRQILDDIGTKRSLQY, encoded by the exons ATGGCCGGTTACAATCCCGTCGATTTGGTTGAGGAGGACGCCGCCGATTTGCAGTTTCCCAAAG AGTTCGAGAACGCCGAAACGCTGCTCATCAGCGAGGTGCACATGCTGCTCGAGCACCGCAAGAACCAGAACGAGTCGTCCGAGGAGGAGCAGGAGTTTTCCGACGTGTTCCTCAAGACGTACAACTACACAGGGCTGTTCCGCAAGTTCAAGAACAAGGAGACGATCGCGAGCGTGCGCAACCTGCTCATGTCCAAGAAGCTGCACAAGTTCGAGCTGGCCGCACTCGGGAACCTGTGCCCGGAGGCGCCCGAGGAGGCGAAGGCGCTGATTCCGTCGCTGGAGGGCCGCTTCGAGGACGAGGAGCTGCGGCAGATTTTGGACGATATTGGGACGAAGCGCAGCTTGCAGTACTGA